In Triticum aestivum cultivar Chinese Spring chromosome 5B, IWGSC CS RefSeq v2.1, whole genome shotgun sequence, the following proteins share a genomic window:
- the LOC123117018 gene encoding chitinase 8, with protein sequence MVRFVMLAVCAAVLLLAVAAGGAAAQGVGSVITRQVYDTMLPHRDDSICEAKGFYTYDAFIAAASTFPEFGTTGSADDVKRELAAFFGQTSHETTGGPQFQWGYCFKDQIDKTMLAPYYGRGPIQLTGQSNYDLAGKALKLDLVNNPNLVSTDAEVSFRTAMWFWMTAQDNKPSCHDVALRRWTPTAADTAAGRVPGYGVITNIINGGIDCGKGMNPSNVDRIGYYTRYCGILGTATGDNLNCYTQQNFAT encoded by the exons ATGGTGCGGTTTGTCATGCTCGCGGTGTGCGCCGCCGTGCTTCTGCTCGccgtggcggcgggcggcgcggcggcgcaggGCGTGGGCTCGGTCATCACGCGGCAGGTGTACGACACCATGCTGCCCCACCGGGACGACTCCATCTGCGAGGCCAAGGGGTTTTACACGTACGACGCCTTcatcgccgccgccagcacctTCCCGGAGTTCGGCACCACCGGCAGCGCAGACGACGTGAAACGCGAGCTCGCTGCCTTCTTCGGCCAGACCTCGCACGAGACCACCG GAGGACCCCAGTTCCAATGGGGCTACTGCTTCAAGGACCAGATAGACAAGACCATGCTTGCACCCTACTATGGACGGGGACCGATTCAATTAACAGG GCAGTCCAACTACGATCTCGCCGGCAAAGCGCTGAAATTGGATCTGGTAAACAACCCGAACCTGGTGTCCACGGATGCCGAGGTGTCCTTCAGAACGGCCATGTGGTTCTGGATGACGGCGCAGGACAACAAGCCGTCGTGCCACGACGTTGCCCTCCGCCGCTGGACGCCGACGGCCGCCGATACCGCCGCTGGGCGGGTTCCCGGCTACGGAGTGATCACCAACATCATCAACGGCGGGATCGATTGTGGCAAAGGCATGAACCCTTCGAACGTCGACCGCATCGGCTACTACACGCGCTATTGCGGCATACTCGGCACGGCCACCGGGGACAACCTCAACTGCTACACCCAGCAGAACTTCGCTACCTAG